From one Trifolium pratense cultivar HEN17-A07 linkage group LG1, ARS_RC_1.1, whole genome shotgun sequence genomic stretch:
- the LOC123902589 gene encoding uncharacterized protein LOC123902589, with product MAVMTTLTATIAVTFLAAVFPAYAGDTNNAFSPCTDTRVQRSDGFTFGLAFASKDKFFYNNNNSVQLSPCDSRLSLSNSNSQISLFRPKIDEISLLSVNSTSFVADSYGYMVAFAGRKYAARSPPAFVANSSYTVTSFTLVLEFQKGRLQNLYWKRDGCSKCPKNSKAVCLNNQDCAIPTSTCKSHGGPVDCSLGIQLAFSGTDKHLSALNSWYEVKNLRQYSLYGLYSNLRSSLTSQYDKFF from the exons ATGGCCGTTATGACCACACTAACGGCAACAATCGCCGTAACTTTCCTAGCGGCAGTATTTCCAGCATACGCCGGAGACACAAACAACGCATTCTCTCCGTGCACAGACACACGCGTTCAGAGATCCGACGGATTCACGTTCGGACTCGCTTTCGCATCAAAGGATAAATTCTtctacaacaataacaatagcGTTCAGTTATCTCCATGTGATTCTAGACTCTCTCTTTCTAATTCCAACTCTCAGATCTCTTTGTTTAGACCTAAAATCGATGAGATCTCACTCCTCTCTGTTAATTCCACTTCTTTCGTTGCG GACTCATATGGCTATATGGTTGCATTTGCTGGTCGGAAATATGCAGCAAGGTCCCCTCCTGCTTTCGTTGCAAACAGTTCATATACTGTAACCAGTTTTACTCTC GTTCTTGAGTTTCAGAAGGGAAGGCTGCAAAATTTGTATTGGAAGAGAGATGGGTGTTCTAAATGCCCGAAAAACTCAAAAGCTGTCTGTCTTAACAATCAGGATTGTGCAATACCAACATCTACTTGCAAGAGCCATGGAGGACCTGTGGATTGCAGCTTAGGTATACAGTTGGCATTCTCTGGCACAGACAAACACCTCTCAGCTCTCAACTCTTGGTATGAAGTGAAAAACCTTCGTCAATATTCACTCTACGGCCTTTATTCAAATCTGAGAAGCTCGCTCACTAGCCAGTATGATAAGTTCTTCTAA
- the LOC123884915 gene encoding RING-H2 finger protein ATL70-like, whose translation MNNTADSSGFFGSNNISGFGYGIGISIGILLLITTITLTSYFCTRSQVPNPHRRRNNNINTPHEFLEPQHSIIDLGLDEETIMSYPKMLYSEVKLKKNDSTSTCCSICLGDYKGSDMLKVLPDCEHLFHLKCIEPWLRMHPTCPLCRTSPIPTPLSTPLAEVVPLATRRD comes from the coding sequence ATGAATAACACAGCTGATTCATCTGGATTCTTTGGTTCCAATAACATAAGTGGATTTGGTTATGGCataggaatttcaattggtattcTTTTACTCATCACAACAATCACACTCACATCATATTTTTGTACAAGATCACAAGTACCAAATCCTCATAGAAGAAgaaacaataatattaatacCCCTCATGAATTTCTAGAGCCACAACATTCAATAATTGATTTGGGATTAGATGAAGAAACAATTATGAGTTATCCTAAGATGTTATATTCAGAAGTGAAGCTTAAGAAAAATGATTCAACATCAACATGTTGTTCTATATGTTTAGGTGATTATAAAGGGAGTGATATGCTTAAGGTTTTACCAGATTGTGAACATTTGTTTCATCTTAAGTGTATTGAACCTTGGTTAAGGATGCATCCTACTTGTCCTCTTTGTAGAACTTCTCCAATTCCAACACCTCTTTCAACACCTTTGGCTGAAGTTGTTCCATTAGCAACAAGAAGAGATTAA
- the LOC123896147 gene encoding uncharacterized protein LOC123896147: MAEATKYNHTKVPKFDGYYEHWAMLMENLIRSKELWSLIEPGITAAPPDATADQLQAIEALKLKDLKVKNYLFQSIDRSIMETILVRTTSKDIWDAMKRKYQGSTKVKRAHLQALKREFEVLEMKDNESVEQYFSRTLAIANRMSAQGQTLQEVEVVEKILRSMSSKFNYVVCSIEESNDVTAMSIDSLQSSLIVQEQRMKRQIEVTDEQALKVSNPEKGYGRGRGRNNGGRGRGRGRQNKEFVE, encoded by the coding sequence ATGGCGGAAGCAACGAAGTATAATCACACAAAAGTTCCTAAATTTGATGGCTATTACGAACATTGGGCAATGCTAATGGAAAATCTCATACGATCGAAGGAACTTTGGAGTTTAATTGAACCAGGCATCACGGCGGCGCCACCTGATGCTACAGCTGATCAATTGCAAGCAATTGAAGCACTCAAATTGAAAGACTTGAAGGTAAAGAACTACCTCTTTCAATCTATTGATCGTTCCATTATGGAAACGATTCTTGTTCGAACCACATCCAAAGACATTTGGGATGCTATGAAACGCAAGTATCAAGGTTCTACGAAGGTGAAACGTGCTCATCTCCAAGCATTGAAGCGTGAATTTGAAGTTCTTGAAATGAAAGATAATGAATCAGTGGAACAGTACTTCTCAAGAACTCTTGCAATTGCAAATCGCATGAGTGCACAAGGTCAAACACTGCAAGaagttgaagttgttgaaaAGATCTTGCGATCTATGTCCTCAAAATTCAATTATGTGGTTTGCTCCATAGAGGAATCCAATGATGTTACAGCTATGTCCATTGATAGCTTGCAGAGTAGTTTGATTGTGCAAGAACAAAGGATGAAGAGACAGATTGAAGTTACAGATGAGCAAGCTTTGAAGGTCTCAAATCCTGAGAAAGGTTATGGTCGAGGGAGAGGAAGAAACAATGGTGGTAGAGGTCGTGGCAGAGGAAGGCAAAACAAAGAGTTTGTTGAATAA
- the LOC123883963 gene encoding sister chromatid cohesion 1 protein 1-like, with translation MEKCGDKDDCISTIDAIELISLTRFLHARMAATMHAKINRRKLSKLNIIKICEEILNPTIPMALRLSGILMGGVVIVYERKVKMLYDDVSRLLVEINEAWKVKSAPEADPTMLPKRKSQAKRAAITLPDKERMTLEEIEQSLQSNATTTMGFQHNAYFSMRLDTMEEPDIGNAGREEEDLGNNHHQAAPEDITIPDSYQANTDNPNRFDRFDNEGDDETQVNVTSGNYGQLPSVLIPSPPPPDDPMRDDIMEDQHPEPPIIPQNNDTMNAREEPQRRRPTKRKRGKLMVMDCGQTVITASTYQSWLKNPSALVSKRGGMNKLQRRHDMMSSTKRANPWEMPLSVLKDGLFSIVNKNIYYPAPLLDLSIESTQPPLDSPSVRISSQNPSEPSSTSLPGVHNNDFTGYGFEETDGRLDNLFNAPVEKARTQILDNGVRVPYATPQTSSGKFDGFQGGDNAYSIPSTVSGHGLSSHSDLERGRLTKKTRRSSSGNSSGGLHTVAENENFTDANFKLHRLSDIGPTPDHELHVETGPTQTQGKANHRSDELTESIHVQMKTFFDTPGGPQFESLYVLATGMTRKLAALLFYQTCVLATRDVLRVEQMEPYGDIIISRGSKM, from the exons ATGGAAAAATGTGGGGACAAAGATGATTGTATTTCAACAATTGATGCTATAGAGTTGATTTCATTAACGAGGTTCCTCCATGCCAG GATGGCTGCAACTATGCATGCTAAGATTAACAGAAGGAAACTGAGTAAGCTCAATATCATCAAGATCTG TGAAGAGATTTTGAATCCAACGATTCCTATGGCTCTGAGACTTTCTGGAATTCTCATGG GAGGAGTTGTGATTGTTTATGAAAGAAAAGTGAAGATGCTTTATG ATGATGTTTCACGTCTTCTG GTTGAGATTAATGAAGCATGGAAAGTAAAGAGTGCTCCAGAAGCAGATCCGACAATGCTTCCTAAAAGAAAATCTCAAGCTAA GAGAGCGGCAATTACTTTGCCAGATAAAGAACGGATGACTCTGGAAGAAATTGAACAGTCCCTTCAGTCCAATGCAACCACTACAATGGGGTTCCAACATAACGCTTATTTCTCTATG CGACTTGATACTATGGAGGAACCTGACATTGGTAATGCAGGAAGAGAGGAGGAAGATCTAGGGAATAATCACCATCAAG CGGCTCCGGAGGATATTACCATACCTGACTCTTACCAAGCTAATACGGATAACCCCAATCGATTTGATAG GTTTGATAATGAAGGAGATGACGAAACACAAGTGAATGTAACTTCAGGAAATTATGGCCAACTTCCATCCGTGCTTATACCCTCCCCACCTCCTCCAGATGACCCAATGAGAG ATGATATAATGGAAGACCAACATCCTGAGCCCCCGATCATTCCGCAAAATAATGACACCATGAATGCTAGAGAG GAACCTCAAAGGCGAAGGCCAACTAAAAGGAAAAGAGGAAAACTAATGGTAATGGACTGTGGGCAAACTGTGATCACTGCTTCTACATACCAAAGTTGGCTTAAAAACCCATCTGCTTTAGTCTCAAAAAGAGGAGGAATGAATAAG TTGCAGCGGCGACATGATATGATGTCTTCAACTAAGAGAGCTAACCCCTGGGAGATGCCTCTTAGTGTGCTAAAAGATGGCTTATTTtcaattgtaaacaaaaatatatattatccaGCACCTCTTCTTGACTTATCGATTGAGAGCACTCAACCACCCCTTGATTCACCTTCAG TTAGGATTTCATCACAGAATCCTTCAGAACCATCATCTACATCACTTCCAGGAGTTCATAATAATGACTTCACAGGATAT GGTTTTGAAGAAACTGATGGTAGGCTAGACAATCTATTTAATGCTCCTGTAGAGAAGGCGCGGACACAGATCCTTGACAATGGTGTGAGAGTACCTTATGCTACTCCCCAAACGTCATCAGGGAAATTTG ATGGGTTTCAGGGAGGGGACAATGCATATTCCATCCCAAGTACAGTATCTGGACATGGTCTTTCCTCACATTCAGATTTGGAGAGAGGGAG ACTCACAAAGAAAACACGCCGTTCATCATCTGGAAACAGCAGTGGGGGGCTTCATACAGTAGCGGAGAATGAAAATTTCACGGATGCAAATTTCAAGTTACATAGGCTGTCTGACATTGGTCCAACACCTGATCATG AACTACATGTGGAGACAGGACCCACTCAAACACAAGGAAAGGCCAATCATCGTAGTGACGAGTTAACCGAATCAATCCATGT TCAGATGAAAACATTTTTTGACACCCCTGGAGGTCCTCAATTTGAATCCCTATATGTGCTTGCTACTGGAATGACCAGAAAATTAGCAGCATTACTTTTCTATCAAACTTGTG TTCTTGCTACCCGTGATGTCCTAAGAGTGGAGCAGATGGAGCCTTATGGGGACATTATTATCTCTAGAGGATCAAAGATGTGA